A stretch of DNA from Oryza brachyantha chromosome 9, ObraRS2, whole genome shotgun sequence:
GAGAGTCCTTGATATTGTCTTAAGGCAACAACAGGCAAAGCGGTatgctattattttttttttgtaatgcCAGTTCCAATAATTGTAATCCTGTAACTCCATTGATCCCTTCAGTCTGATTGTATTTTTGGTATGTCCTCCAGAGGTTGCCTGCTTGTTAGACAATCGTTTTTCAGTGATGACTTTAGAAATTTAGTTGATTTAACTGGTGGTGTTAGTGGATGTCGTGGACTCCACTCGAGTTTCCGTACTACCATTGGTGGTTTATCTTTGAACATGGGTATGCATTCTGATGTCGACCTTCATATTTTGATCAAAGTAGAAAATTCTGATACCACATTTGTGTTATACAGATGTTTCAACCACTATGATTGTGACTCCTGGACCAGTTTTTGATTTCCTCCTTACAAATCAAAATGTCAGAGACATTAGAGATATTGACTGGCCCAGGGTACATGATAGTACATACCACCCCCTGATAttccagtattttttttctgcgaagtaagtttgtaattttttgttgtaaataTTGCAGGCCAAGAAAATGTTGAAAAACCTGAGAGTTAAAGCCATGCACAATAACATGGAGTTCAAGATCATTGGTCTGAGTGACGAACCCTGCTCTAGACAAACGTATGTCTCTATTCCTGCATTATGTCTTCCTAGGATCCTGGTCAATGATGCTATTGCTGTTCTggtcatttatttttgtattgtAATCTACCTCGCATTATTCAGGTTTCTCTGTTACTAGTTTGTCCAACCTACCTTTCAGTTGTTGTAGGAATTAAATTCAATTGTTTGTATCTTACTgcctccgtcccgaaataagatcatttttcgtttttccgtgcccaacgtttaaccattcgtcttatttgaaaaatttgtataaaaacttaaaaaaattagtcacacataaagtactattcatgttttatcatctaataaaaacaaaaatattaatcgcaaatttttttcaaataagacgaatggtcaaacattggacacggaaaaacgaaaaatgatcttatttcggaacggaggtagtactcaATATTGTCTTCATAGAATCTTCATTGGTCACATGATGTGACTATACTCCAAAAGTTAATATTTGCAtagatttttcatgtattttgtaATGTAAAAATTGTCCTTGTCAGAGACCATGAAAGAAATAGTAGTTTTGTTACTGAAATATCGTTCTATGTGGTGTTCTTTGGTACACGTCTTGCATAAAGGATTGCATATCTGAAACTGATAGCAAAGTACTTGTATAACTGGAGCAAATATATGCTTTACCCTAAAAAGATCCTATACTATCCAAATCTACATCCTGCAGTctgattttttctttgttgacAAAAGTTTACCTCAACCGAAGTATGCTTTatggtttataaattttttcaatCGAAGTGCCGTGAAGCAATTCATGTACTACCTCTTTTCCAAAATCTAAGCATTTCCAGGTTGCTTAGATAGACTGAGGAGATTTTAAAAGATTCCCTTTTAGTCACTCTGGTGGTCAATTTTTGAAATCTGAACTGATTATATTCCCTTTCTAATCATCTGATTGGCTCAGGAATCATTGGAATAAATGAAATCATGGGAACTAGtgcagaaatgcttatattgtgatacaaaatatgaattctagaaatgcttatattttgggatggagggtgTAGTTTATTACTAAGTGCTGCTTCAGGGCTTGCTTTGCTTTATCCTGCTCATCAGTGGTTTCACACTTTACTGATCTGCAGATTCCCCATGAAAGTACGAAATGGAAGCAATGAAGGTCAAACAGTTGAAATTACTGTCCAAGAATATTTTAAGTCCAAGCAGGTGGATTTAACAATGCCTTATCTGCCATGTCTTGATGTGGGAAAACCAAAACGCCCAAATTATGTTCCAATTGAGGTTACTGTCACCAACCCTTTTTGCCTATTCATTCCATACTATGGCTGGTAATTCTAGTTTTTGAATGTGCTTAACGTCCAcatttttgtgtgtttttggGGTGCAGCTGTGCAATATGGTATCACTTCAAAGATATACAAAGGCActttcttctcaacaaagatcAACCTTGGTTGAAAAATCACGTCAGAAACCTCAAGAGCGCATGCGAGTTGTTACTGAAGTGGGTTTATTGAATTCTGTCAATAGCACTATAGGTTCCAGTTTTTCCATTTGAGTTACTGACATACACTTTTCAGGCTGTAAAAAACAATAGATATGATGATGATCCAATCTTATCTTCTTGTGGCATTAAAATTGAGAAACAACTCACTCGCGTCGATGGTCGTGTCTTGTCTGCACCAACGGTTAGACCTAACCtgtttctcctttttccctttcatatatatgactCAAGCTCTCTGATTATTCTGATGTGTATCAGCTGGTTGTGGGAAATAGTGAAGATTGCATTCCTAACAGAGGAAGATGGAACTACAATAACAAGGTGATTTATTGGCTACTGGTAATGGTACATATTGCTAGCAAAAACATTCTGTGCTGAACCTTTTCATTTGGCCACTGTTACAGAGGCTATTTGAGCCTGTCAAGATTGAGCGTTGGGCAATTGTTAATTTCTCTGCTCGGTGTGACATGAGCCGGATCTCAAGAGACCTGATAAACTGTGGACGGACTAAAGGCATTGTATGTTTTTGTGTTCCTTATATTGCAGTAGTACCCATGTAGCCTATCTTGTAATGATGTGCTTTGACAATGTAATTTATCACATATTTGTGTAGATTATTGAACGCCCTTTCACCTTGGTGGATGAGGATAGCCAAGCTAAGAGATGTTCTCCTGTTGTAAGGGTTGAAAGGATGTTCGAAAAAGTGAAAGCAAACCTTCCTGGTCCTCCTGAATTTCTGCTGTGTGTTTTACCAGAAAGGAAAAATTGTGATCTCTATGGTAATACGTTGTGCATTTGATATTTCTTCCCTCCCTTGTATTCTTCAATATTCATATAATCTCGTTAATCTTTTTGTAGGGCCATGGAAGAAGAAAAACCTTCATGAGATGGGTATTATCACTCAATGCATTGTTCCTAGCactaagatgaatgatcaataCTACACCAATGTTCTTCTGAAAATCAATGCTAAGGTGGACAcacttcctctctctccaatTGTGCCTTCAATTTTGATCAAACAACCTTACTCACATGAATTATGTATTCTTATCTAAGATTGTTATTCCTGTTTATTAGCTTGGTGGAATGAACTGTAAGCTTTCATTGGAGCATCGCCATATGATTCCAATTGTCAATCAAACACCCACATTGATTTTGGGAATGGATGTTTCACATGGTTCGCCAGGCCGAGCAGATATACCATCAATTGCTGCGGTATGTCTTATTTCCTCTTTGCATTACTTGCATCCACCAAATACATGTGTTTGTTTCGATCCTTGAGTGGCCCTACATTATGTTGTCCAGTATAGATGCAGGATTTACTGTAGAATTTGGAGGCCTGTGCCAAAATTGTCATGTGAGTATTGCGAAACACAGAAAATTTGAGGGGGCATTGTGCTAAAATTTTGGGCTACGGCATGGTAACTATCTTAATGATGCCACAAAAAAACCAGTCAACATTAGGACCTCCAGAAAAATAGATCTGTTCCCAACAGGACCTTTGTTTTGTACTAAAAAGCAGCAAAGTCTAAAAATTGCTTCTATTACACAATATGCACTGTTGATGAGTATAATGAAGCCATGAAATACCTTAGGAGGTTAAAGAGATGAGCTAATACTTGAGAACAATGGAaacttaggccctgtttagtttccataaagtttttccaaaaatatcacgtcgaatttttggacacgtaaatggagcattaaatatacatgaacattaaaactaattacacagttatacgggaaatcatgagacaaatcttttgagcctaattagtacgtgattagtcataagtgctacagtaacctacatgtgctaatgacggattaattaggctcaaaagattagtctcgcagtttcttggcggaatctgtaatttattttgtaattagactacgtttaatacttcaaatgtgtgtccgtatatccgatgtgatgtttttgcaaaaaaaatttgcaaactgaACAAGGCCTTATAGATGCTCAACATAGAACTCCTGCCAAGTTAATCTGATCTTAGTTGAAAAGTGATAAGTCTTTTTAAGTTAGCACTTCATAACAATACTATATGTCCTACACAATATAGAGATAGAGGGAAACCCTGCACATCTTGTGAGAAGTGGCATGATAAAATGGTAAACATGAGGTGAAAGGTGGATGTAACTTTGCAGCTGGAAGGTTTGACCTTTTGTGATGTACATTTTGCATCCTAGATTAATCATCCAAACGCTGAAAataattgagatgatgtggcTTCATGAGAAGAGAAACTATTTGCACCTTTGATCAATCATCCAaatgctaaaaacaattgagatggTGCTGCTTTTTTCATTGACAAGAGGCAACACTTAAGTGGGGGACAATTGTTTAAGTTTGTAGGATATAGGGATCTTCATCTTGTGGGGCCCCTGTGTGGCAGTAGAGCTTGTGCATCGCTTATTTAGCTAGATACTGGTCATGAAAATTGTATTTTGCTACAGGTTGTTGGGTCCAGATGTTGGCCACTGATATCACGCTACAGAGCATCTGTCCGGACCCAGTCTCCAAAGGTAGAGATGATTGATTCTCTTTTTAAGCCATTGGGTGATGGAAAAGATGATGGCATAATAAGGTGCTCTAAACTAATCGTCTTACTCTATATTGTTTCTGTTCACaccttatattattttaggtGTACTATGGTTGCACATTATGTTAAAGTTTGCTTACTCAGGAAATAGCCTGAGCGTATTAGATGACAAAGAATAAACGTGCTCATTTTATGTAACTTTGCTTTGCAGGGAACTTCTACTGGACTTCTACAAGACCAGTCAACAAAGAAAGCCGAAGCAGATAATAATTTTCAGGTCtttatcaatttattattatctacTTATTACTTTTGGTTTGCATAAAATCTGATCtatacttcatttttttaatcacactTGATAACTGTGTTGATGCCTTTATGCTCAACATGGCTTTTTGCCAATTCTAGACTATCCAGAATATGACGAGATGATGGGTACATTGTTTATTATGGAAATTGTGTTTTGTCAATGATAGAAGGAAATGCTCATAATAGCTGTTAACTAATGGGGTAGTTAATGTTATAATAGCTGTTAACTAATGGGGTAGTTAATGTTATATTGTATTTGTTGATATTGCTACATTTgcttgtttaatattttactcCTAATTCTACTGTAAATTCTAAAATGTATCATATAGCTGCATTTGTCTCCACATGAACTGAATCAGACTGGAATGATAAAATGTGGTCATGTGTATATTTTaggcaccattttttttctttactatacacataagatttagaattactacctttgtttcatagtgtaagactttctagcattgcctagattcatatggatgctagtGAATCAgaaatatattgatcaatagataaaATCTAAGCTAGCCAAAACGatcaatatgaaacagagggagtagtgaATAGTCCTCTTCCCTGTCACCCTTCTTTGTTGTAGAGTTCAGAGTAGGATTTGTTGAAACATGTAAAACAATTTCATGGAACTGGTAGACCTGGCAGCATTAAACAAGCAAATGGAATGATCTTAAAGTTCAAATTTCCTGGATGAGTTCATCCACTAAAGAAATTTGCACTAATTTGGTGTGAgctcttataattttttcaaagacggattttatgtttttgctATTAATAACAGGAGAGCTTCTgcaaatattttgtaggtGTTAGCAAATACTTCATCccaaaatgtcaaacattATCCTTATCGTCTTTAATTCATGGATATAGAGAGCTTTTCATTTGAATACTCTTTTTCAGTACATGTCCAACATTGTGTCATTACATGCATTTAAATGTGGATCTTATAGTCTGCATATGTTTGCAAAACCAATAAACATATTGTGGACTGTGGAAGCCCCTAAAATTAAACttgtctatttattttattttaatgttaATCAGGATACACTAATGTATGGTGATcaaagtgatttttttagaaagaattggaaaaaatataagtatgcACAGTGTTAGCCTAAATGGTAAACGCTAGTCGGGAGGTTACCCATTGTCTAGCGTTTAAACGGATTAAACACCGTTTAAACGGATTAAACGGTTCTactttttgcacaaaaatacATGATCTAAAATAATATCCAATGTGACAATGAGATGAGGCATACATTATTCTGCTCTTGAAATGTGAAACATCCAAGAAAATGTAACTTccatgtccaaaaaccctcaaccagtaaatttttttggctCCCGCCCTGCCTAGCGCGACACGCGTTCTGGGCTACGAAATTTTCATTAGCCGAATCGGTGTttactcctctctcccaccgtcTAAACGGGCCAAATACGTTTAGCCCGTTTAAATGGTTTCGGTGCATTTAAACGGTCGGCCCGTTTAAATCACTGTTTTAGGCCCTAAACGAGACAGTTTGCCTCCGTCTACCGTTTAGACACCGTTTAAACGGTCTAAATGGCCGTTTAGGGAAATTTTGCTCTAGAAATTTCAGTTGGATGCATTCCACTGGCATTTGCAGCTGTAGTTTATCCCTTGCTTCAATTGAGCAtcacaacaaaagaaaatcgCAACATGATAGACATGAAATCCAACAGTGGTGTATTGTCCATGAGGAATTTGGAAGATTAGACCCCCTCTTGGCCTATTAGTGAGGTCAGTCTCCTACTCCTCCTTATGGATAATTCTGAGGGATTAAGCAGTGAATAATCAACCTATCTGAATCCCTCATTATCATGCTGCCTTCTTGTTCCCTGTTGAATCTTCTCCCTCCTTGCTTCCAACCAATCTACTGATAATTCTCCTACCTCAACCCCAGTAATCTTTATGCTACCATTATACTATCCTATAGGCTATAACAATGTGGCTAGTTTTAGGTGATGTGCTGCTAAGTGCTTATCAGAAATACTGAAAACACAATTTGTGCTCACTCAGTATTGAGTCTAGCAGCTGCTGCTTGTGCCTACACCTCTAACATTATACTAGTATTAAtacaaaaagaataaaagttCTGCTTTGTGCCTCTTCTCAAGAAGAACAAATAAGTTAGCCTTCATCGAAAGGGACACAATAGCATTTCAGATTTCGTAAGTTC
This window harbors:
- the LOC102701656 gene encoding protein argonaute 16 — its product is MSDSTGAGAKTDGTVQVHKDNPVKRVPIARPSFGHEGKQIKLLSNHFTVKLSGIDAIFYQYCVSIKSEDDKVIDGKGIGRKVMDKLLQTYSSELAGKEFAYDGEKCLFTVGPLPQNNFEFTVILEETSSRAAGGSPGHGSPGQGDKKRSKRAHLAKKFVVAMSYAAKIPLKSVALALRGSESDHAQDALRVLDIVLRQQQAKRGCLLVRQSFFSDDFRNLVDLTGGVSGCRGLHSSFRTTIGGLSLNMDVSTTMIVTPGPVFDFLLTNQNVRDIRDIDWPRAKKMLKNLRVKAMHNNMEFKIIGLSDEPCSRQTFPMKVRNGSNEGQTVEITVQEYFKSKQVDLTMPYLPCLDVGKPKRPNYVPIELCNMVSLQRYTKALSSQQRSTLVEKSRQKPQERMRVVTEAVKNNRYDDDPILSSCGIKIEKQLTRVDGRVLSAPTLVVGNSEDCIPNRGRWNYNNKRLFEPVKIERWAIVNFSARCDMSRISRDLINCGRTKGIIIERPFTLVDEDSQAKRCSPVVRVERMFEKVKANLPGPPEFLLCVLPERKNCDLYGPWKKKNLHEMGIITQCIVPSTKMNDQYYTNVLLKINAKLGGMNCKLSLEHRHMIPIVNQTPTLILGMDVSHGSPGRADIPSIAAVVGSRCWPLISRYRASVRTQSPKVEMIDSLFKPLGDGKDDGIIRELLLDFYKTSQQRKPKQIIIFRDGVSESQFSQVLNVELDQIIKAYEYMDQGPIPKFTVIIAQKNHHTKLFQENAPDNVPPGTVVDSGIVHPRQYDFYMCAQAGPIGTSRPTHYHVLLDEIGFSPDDLQKLVLSLSYVYQRSTTAISVVAPICYAHLAAAQMGQFMKFEEFAETSSGSDAPSSSGAAVPELPRLHADVCSSMFFC